A stretch of the Capsicum annuum cultivar UCD-10X-F1 chromosome 10, UCD10Xv1.1, whole genome shotgun sequence genome encodes the following:
- the LOC124887878 gene encoding uncharacterized protein LOC124887878: MSSTNQDEDDAIIGVAVTSALATGFAIIVNRVYSSMLPHCASSSFEALSNPYKITGWNRPIGDNEQPSEGSAHDSRILNDALERPHGLQIPQEYAITYKSKVIVLPQNKKDLFNLCHASLRSSVERVFAILKRRFRVIDNKAFWDFKTQVNVVLASYILHNHIVDLDPNDMIIQEVDIEAVIQPQNVQISQNSQGIQSYQTQRERREEVRQLSSKRDAIAHAMFINYDRWRNEGL, from the exons ATGAGTTCGACTAACCAAGATGAAGATGATGCAATAATTGGAGTTGCAGTTACATCTGCTTTAGCTACCGGATTTGCAATAATT GTCAATCGAGTCTATTCATCGATGCTTCCACACTGTGCTTCAAGCAGTTTTGAAGCTCTATCCAATCCTTATAAAATCACCGGATGGAACCGTCCAATCGGAGATAATGAACAACCATCG GAAGGATCTGCACATGATTCTCGCATATTAAATGACGCGTTGGAGAGACCACATGGTCTCCAAATCCCACAAG AATACGCTATCACTTACAAGAGTAAAGTGATTGTCCTcccccaaaataaaaaagatctATTCAATCTTTGTCATGCATCATTGAGATCCTCGGTTGAACGTGTCTTTGCTATTCTAAAGAGACGATTTCGTGTGATTGATAATAAAGCTTTTTGGGACTTTAAGACACAAGTGAATGTGGTATTAGCGTCGTACATTTTACATAATCACATAGTTGATTTGGATCCAAATGACATGATAATACAAGAAGTAGATATTGAAGCAGTAATTCAACCTCAAAATGttcaaatttctcaaaattctcaGGGAATTCAAAGCTATCAAACACAAAGAGAAAGGCGTGAAGAAGTTAGACAATTATCATCAAAAAGAGATGCAATTGCTCATGCCatgtttataaattatgatagatGGAGGAATGAGGGTCTTTAG
- the LOC107843587 gene encoding transcription factor MYB27-like isoform X3: MQEEELRRGQWLEEEDERLAMIVAISGERRWDALAKDSGLKRSGKSCRLRWLNYLRPNLKHGHITADEERLIIRLQKQFGNKWSKIAKQLPGRTDNEIKNYWRSHLRKKAPVYEQECFEDNTSNSEQKSSISNRATVLNSSNSDDSFSEKGDCYSADSLANEVTLLDGIPSWSYEQSRMEHHMYFCSSNLCSCYAPWTSEDNN; this comes from the exons ATGCAAGAAGAGGAACTTCGAAGAGGGCAGTGGCTTGAAGAGGAAGATGAGAGACTGGCTATGATTGTAGCCATTTCAGGTGAACGTCGTTGGGATGCATTAGCAAAAGATTCAG GGTTGAAGAGGAGCGGGAAAAGCTGCAGATTGCGATGGCTGAACTACCTCCGCCCAAATCTAAAGCACGGTCATATTACTGCAGATGAAGAACGTTTGATAATCCGACTTCAGAAACAGTTTGGAAACAA GTGGTCAAAGATTGCAAAACAATTGCCTGGAAGAACTGATAATGAAATCAAGAACTACTGGAGAAGTCATTTGAGAAAGAAAGCACCTGTTTATGAACAAG AATGCTTTGAAGATAATACAAGTAATTCAGAACAAAAGTCATCAATTTCGAACCGCGCTACTGTCCTTAATTCATCCAACAGTGATGACTCTTTTTCTGAAAAAGGTGATTGTTACTCTGCTGATTCTTTGGCAAATGAAGTAACATTATTGGATGGGATTCCAAGTTGGTCATATGAACAAAGCAGAATGGAGCATCATATGTACTTTTGCAGCTCAAACCTATGTTCTTGTTATGCGCCATGGACCTCTGAAGACAATAATTAA
- the LOC107843588 gene encoding uncharacterized protein LOC107843588 isoform X2 has protein sequence MGGGGAAALQKDAPWRASSGAKPIPKIHYSPILRIPQNPHSDYALSIMKHPDPIGSGLGTEAIVEAAGPDCIVPGQNPPIKLLGFKFMDSAVDLMNKSFIDR, from the exons ATGGGTGGAGGAGGAGCCGCTGCCTTACAGAAAGATGCACCATGGAGAGCTTCATCTGGTGCAAAACCCATCCCTAAAATTCATTATTCACCTATTCTTCGTATTCCTCAAAATCCCCATTCCGATTACGCTCTTTCCATCATGAAG CATCCAGATCCAATTGGAAGCGGATTGGGAACGGAGGCAATTGTAGAAGCAGCAGGCCCTGATTGCATCGTTCCTGGACAGAATCCACCTAtcaagcttcttgggtttaag TTCATGGATTCCGCGGTCGATCTTATGAACAAATCTTTCATTGATCGCTAG
- the LOC107843587 gene encoding transcription factor MYB27-like isoform X1, whose product MSSQLTMQEEELRRGQWLEEEDERLAMIVAISGERRWDALAKDSGLKRSGKSCRLRWLNYLRPNLKHGHITADEERLIIRLQKQFGNKWSKIAKQLPGRTDNEIKNYWRSHLRKKAPVYEQECFEDNTSNSEQKSSISNRATVLNSSNSDDSFSEKGDCYSADSLANEVTLLDGIPSWSYEQSRMEHHMYFCSSNLCSCYAPWTSEDNN is encoded by the exons ATGTCTTCTCAGTTAACCATGCAAGAAGAGGAACTTCGAAGAGGGCAGTGGCTTGAAGAGGAAGATGAGAGACTGGCTATGATTGTAGCCATTTCAGGTGAACGTCGTTGGGATGCATTAGCAAAAGATTCAG GGTTGAAGAGGAGCGGGAAAAGCTGCAGATTGCGATGGCTGAACTACCTCCGCCCAAATCTAAAGCACGGTCATATTACTGCAGATGAAGAACGTTTGATAATCCGACTTCAGAAACAGTTTGGAAACAA GTGGTCAAAGATTGCAAAACAATTGCCTGGAAGAACTGATAATGAAATCAAGAACTACTGGAGAAGTCATTTGAGAAAGAAAGCACCTGTTTATGAACAAG AATGCTTTGAAGATAATACAAGTAATTCAGAACAAAAGTCATCAATTTCGAACCGCGCTACTGTCCTTAATTCATCCAACAGTGATGACTCTTTTTCTGAAAAAGGTGATTGTTACTCTGCTGATTCTTTGGCAAATGAAGTAACATTATTGGATGGGATTCCAAGTTGGTCATATGAACAAAGCAGAATGGAGCATCATATGTACTTTTGCAGCTCAAACCTATGTTCTTGTTATGCGCCATGGACCTCTGAAGACAATAATTAA
- the LOC107843588 gene encoding uncharacterized protein LOC107843588 isoform X1 — MGGGGAAALQKDAPWRASSGAKPIPKIHYSPILRIPQNPHSDYALSIMKHPDPIGSGLGTEAIVEAAGPDCIVPGQNPPIKLLGFKVWPIEVDLKFMEPVGRELKSVGKFMDSAVDLMNKSFIDR; from the exons ATGGGTGGAGGAGGAGCCGCTGCCTTACAGAAAGATGCACCATGGAGAGCTTCATCTGGTGCAAAACCCATCCCTAAAATTCATTATTCACCTATTCTTCGTATTCCTCAAAATCCCCATTCCGATTACGCTCTTTCCATCATGAAG CATCCAGATCCAATTGGAAGCGGATTGGGAACGGAGGCAATTGTAGAAGCAGCAGGCCCTGATTGCATCGTTCCTGGACAGAATCCACCTAtcaagcttcttgggtttaag GTTTGGCCCATTGAAGTTGACTTGAAATTTATGGAACCTGTTGGGAGAGAACTGAAGTCAGTTGGGAAG TTCATGGATTCCGCGGTCGATCTTATGAACAAATCTTTCATTGATCGCTAG
- the LOC107843587 gene encoding transcription factor MYB27-like isoform X2 codes for MLTMQEEELRRGQWLEEEDERLAMIVAISGERRWDALAKDSGLKRSGKSCRLRWLNYLRPNLKHGHITADEERLIIRLQKQFGNKWSKIAKQLPGRTDNEIKNYWRSHLRKKAPVYEQECFEDNTSNSEQKSSISNRATVLNSSNSDDSFSEKGDCYSADSLANEVTLLDGIPSWSYEQSRMEHHMYFCSSNLCSCYAPWTSEDNN; via the exons ATG TTAACCATGCAAGAAGAGGAACTTCGAAGAGGGCAGTGGCTTGAAGAGGAAGATGAGAGACTGGCTATGATTGTAGCCATTTCAGGTGAACGTCGTTGGGATGCATTAGCAAAAGATTCAG GGTTGAAGAGGAGCGGGAAAAGCTGCAGATTGCGATGGCTGAACTACCTCCGCCCAAATCTAAAGCACGGTCATATTACTGCAGATGAAGAACGTTTGATAATCCGACTTCAGAAACAGTTTGGAAACAA GTGGTCAAAGATTGCAAAACAATTGCCTGGAAGAACTGATAATGAAATCAAGAACTACTGGAGAAGTCATTTGAGAAAGAAAGCACCTGTTTATGAACAAG AATGCTTTGAAGATAATACAAGTAATTCAGAACAAAAGTCATCAATTTCGAACCGCGCTACTGTCCTTAATTCATCCAACAGTGATGACTCTTTTTCTGAAAAAGGTGATTGTTACTCTGCTGATTCTTTGGCAAATGAAGTAACATTATTGGATGGGATTCCAAGTTGGTCATATGAACAAAGCAGAATGGAGCATCATATGTACTTTTGCAGCTCAAACCTATGTTCTTGTTATGCGCCATGGACCTCTGAAGACAATAATTAA